The Myxococcaceae bacterium JPH2 genome includes a region encoding these proteins:
- a CDS encoding AAA family ATPase, whose product MVSMAPAPRPPATAPWLEELDILIRARYPLLYLVSWEEHRVEAVLADLARSHGKAVFHWSVTRGLRNMGGSRSPAQPEATRDPHEALAAIEKLNEPALVVLKDFHPYLEERSVVRALRELAHFLKSTFTTVILLSPTLNIPIELEKEVSVVDVPLPDYHDLLRLLKEIVALVRKGNKATVELSRETADQLIKAALGLTLSEAENAFAKAIVADGKLGPEDIKRIQDEKRQVIRKSGLLEYYPPEESLGSVGGLRNLKSWLSQRTAAFGERARQFGLPEPRGLLLLGVQGCGKSLTAKAVSAHWNLPLLRLDMGRIFSGLIGSSEENLRKAIRVAESVAPVVLWVDEIEKGLSGVASSSTADSGVSARVFGTLLTWLQEKTAPVFVVATANRIDGLPPEVLRKGRFDEIFFIDLPEQAERRDIFRIHLERRKRHPANFGLDALAELTEGFSGAEIEQAVIAGLYEAFAEGTELEQRHLARAIQETFPLSVTMKSEIDRLRDWARGRTRPASDRVTGEASS is encoded by the coding sequence ATGGTGTCCATGGCTCCCGCTCCGCGTCCTCCCGCCACCGCGCCGTGGCTGGAGGAGCTCGATATCCTCATCCGGGCCCGCTATCCGCTGCTCTACCTGGTGTCGTGGGAGGAGCACCGGGTGGAGGCGGTGTTGGCGGACCTGGCGCGCTCGCATGGCAAGGCCGTCTTCCATTGGTCCGTCACGCGAGGACTGCGCAACATGGGAGGCTCGCGAAGCCCCGCGCAGCCCGAGGCGACGAGAGACCCGCACGAAGCGCTGGCGGCCATCGAGAAGCTGAACGAGCCCGCGCTGGTGGTGCTCAAGGACTTCCATCCCTATCTCGAGGAGCGGAGCGTGGTGCGCGCGCTGCGCGAGCTGGCGCACTTCCTCAAGAGTACCTTCACGACGGTCATCCTGCTGTCGCCGACGCTGAACATTCCGATCGAGCTGGAGAAGGAAGTCTCGGTCGTCGATGTGCCGCTGCCGGACTACCACGACCTCTTGCGGCTCTTGAAAGAGATTGTCGCGCTGGTGCGCAAGGGCAACAAGGCGACGGTGGAGCTGTCGCGCGAGACGGCGGATCAGCTCATCAAGGCGGCGCTGGGATTGACGTTGTCGGAGGCGGAGAACGCCTTCGCGAAGGCCATCGTCGCGGATGGGAAGTTGGGGCCGGAGGACATCAAGCGCATCCAGGACGAGAAGCGGCAGGTGATTCGCAAGAGCGGCTTGCTCGAGTACTACCCGCCGGAGGAGAGCCTGGGGAGCGTGGGCGGCCTGCGGAATCTGAAATCGTGGCTGAGTCAGCGCACGGCGGCCTTCGGAGAACGGGCACGGCAGTTCGGTCTGCCCGAGCCTCGGGGGTTGTTGTTGTTGGGCGTGCAGGGCTGTGGAAAGAGCCTCACGGCGAAGGCGGTGTCGGCGCACTGGAACCTACCGCTCTTGCGTTTGGACATGGGGCGAATCTTCAGCGGGCTGATTGGTTCGTCCGAGGAGAACCTGCGCAAGGCCATCCGCGTGGCGGAGAGCGTGGCACCGGTGGTGCTGTGGGTGGATGAGATTGAGAAGGGATTGTCCGGGGTGGCGTCCTCGAGCACGGCGGACAGCGGGGTGTCCGCGAGAGTGTTTGGGACACTGCTCACGTGGCTCCAGGAGAAGACCGCGCCGGTGTTCGTGGTGGCCACGGCGAACCGCATCGACGGCTTGCCGCCCGAGGTGCTGCGCAAGGGACGCTTCGACGAAATCTTCTTCATCGACCTGCCGGAGCAGGCCGAGCGGCGAGACATCTTCCGCATCCACCTGGAGCGCCGGAAGCGCCACCCCGCGAACTTCGGGTTGGATGCGCTGGCGGAACTGACCGAGGGCTTCAGCGGCGCGGAGATAGAGCAGGCAGTGATTGCCGGACTGTACGAAGCCTTCGCGGAGGGAACGGAGCTGGAGCAGCGGCACCTGGCGCGAGCCATCCAGGAGACGTTCCCGCTGTCGGTGACGATGAAGTCGGAGATCGACCGCTTGAGGGACTGGGCGCGAGGGAGGACCCGGCCCGCGTCGGACAGAGTCACGGGCGAGGCCAGCTCATGA